TGtgttgcagctgttttttttagtgtCACTTCATTTTCCCGCCTTTTGTTGCTTccttcttaacttttttaaagatattccagctatcaagttctaaatgagtttgtgtttttcatgaaatggtaaaaaaatTCTCAGATGATATATAAATAATTGCCTTCTGGTTTTATTTACACTCATTTACTTTTTACGCAGTGTACCAACTATTTTGAAATTGGGTTTGTACGatttggcttgcaaaagtatccattttcacatttcacattgtaacacataattgtaaagcagaataaaaatgatacttttcaatattttttataaaataaaaatcagaaaagtgtCACGTATTCatcccctttactctgaaactcctaaataaaatccagttcaATTAGTTgacttcagaagtcacttaattagctAATAGAGTCAAGCTGTGTACagtttagtctcagtataaacatACCTGTTCTGTAAAgtcctcagtggtttgttagagaacatacagccagagctacagtggaatggtttagataaaaggatattcatgtgttagaatggcctagtcaaagtccagacctaaatcccattgagcttctgtggagagacatggaaattgctgttcacagactctCTCcgtccaacctggctgagcttgagctgttttgcaaaaaaGAACTAACAAAAacctcagtctctagatgtgcaaagctggtggagacataccccattttcattccactttacaaATCGGTTATGTTGTGTTGGTCCAATAAGtcttaataaaatgcatttaaaattgtggttgtaaggtgacaaaacttaaaaaaaggtaCAATGGATTTGCGAGCCACTGTATTTAATTACTTAAGAAATGCTTTCAAAAGTTAATTATACAAATCATCGTATGCACAGTAAATGGTAATAatcgtgaccagcagtgtctgtgcaagaattacaattttaaaaatatttttctttcgtAACATTATTGCTATACCACACAGCATGTTAGAAGTACTACGCATCATACAATATATAGTAGAATCTATTAGTATAATTTCAAGATGGATGTAATATAGGTTACTCCTGAATTGATCTTTTGGGAGAGAGGATTGGAGTCTTGGATTGCAGGCTcctctgtgtgctctctctgaaACCTCTGTATCCAAGTGGCTCCCCTGAGTGCAGTGAAGAACAAGAAGCCTTTTCACTGTCTTTgtatttgtgtttctgttttgctAGATTTTTCCCCTGAAGGGAAACAAATACCAAATCCATCATTCTTGAATACTGTAAAACAGTGCTTGACACGTTAAACCAAAGTATTAACTGGAACAAGGATGTTTAAACAGAAATAATATCATTTTAGTTGAAAGCCTTTAAAGGGGCTAACACCTCCTCTCTGCCTGCTTTACAGAGGTTCTGCTGGACCCCTGTCGGACCTGGTGCCCATCCTCATCATGCCAGGCTGTGTGCCAGCTGAAAGAAGCGGAGGTGCGCGTGCCTCAGCTGGTGCAGTGCCCCCTGTGCAGCCTGCGCTTCTGCTCTTCCTGCCGGGGAGACTGGCACACAGGGCAGGCCTGCCGCAGCAGTCTGCCCATCATCACTTTCCTACCTGGAGAGAATGGGTAAATACTCCCGAGTAGAGCTCAGCAAATcagtaataactaaaaaaaatgtttaaaaaaaaagatcagaaatgTAGTATTATActcaatatatattaattttattgagacctgccaatatatatataatatatatatatatatacacgtatttCTAGCCTCACCACTGATGTTCATTGCACATCAGTTGTCACAATTTCAGTTTACGAGCTGTAGAATTGAAGGCCCCACATTACAAATGAAACATCGTTCTTGAGTGTTAAATTTATTTGAGGTATTGTTTTTATTACACCCTTCAGAGAGAGTGTTATTGAATCAGTTTTGTTGGGTTTTAACCAATATCCTACTGATCTTAAATCTTTTATTTGGCTGTAtaaagaggttgaggaagagagGATGCACTCTCTTATAGGTGTTATTCATCCAGCTGCAGTGAACTACAATCAACCCAGAGCTAGTCAGTGGACCTCATTTTTAGGCCAAATATAAAAAGGGTCTGATTTgatgggctccaagtggtccagaaGACTAAGGCATTATCACTATGATGAGGAGACTGCTGATTGCCATCAGCAACCAAAGATAGCTGTCTTTGTGTGGGtagatgtcagtcagcacaaggcatttgtgagctgatatatctgagccgagtcgctgcgctttcctcccagAGTGCTGACTACcctgtgatgctgcatcagcagcagcttaaaaagacGCATAGTACAGGAATCCACATAAATTTGACTGGTTACATCACAACATTAGTTCTGCCTGCTCCAACAAAGCTACATAGTTAAATTTCTGGCATGCTGAGCTTAGAGTAATAATGATAGAGACACTATTCTCCCTTTTAAGTCAATGGAGCATCAATATGATTTTGAATATGTTATTTCAAGGTTTAAATGCTAGTTATGCTTTTATACtgtttggagcactgctgtgcaTTATATTCGGATGTATCATATGCCATGTTTGACCAGTATGCTGAAAAGGGATCTGTATCACAAATcaggcttcttctttttttttttttttttaaatacatgtgaTCACTGCACTGTTATCTGGTCTTAATATGATACCTTGTTTGGTTCTAAGACAAACAATGCTTTTGAAACTGTTCAGAATCTGTTATGAATGGCCTTTCTGTTCCAGTAGTacagtctttctttctctctcttttctctctctctagttccATTTGTAAGAGTGAAGAGGACGAGGCTCCTATAAAGCGCTGTCCGAAATGTAAAGTGTACATAGAGAGAGACGAGGGCTGCGCCCAGATGATGTGTAAGAACTGCAAACATGCATTCTGCTGGTACTGCCTGGAATCATTGGATGTAAGTCATACTGACCACCAATCATGCTGCTCTTGGCCATTCTTTAATATCTTTACATTAAGTTCCTAATCACTTGTCATAGGCCTGATAGTATATTAACTattttaatatgaaaataatgcagagtcaagaccacctcctctttcCAACACTCACTAAACATCTTATCAGCTTCACTGATCAAATtgcagcactttgtagttctgtaattacagactgtggtgcctctgtttctctgcatactttgttATTCTCCTCTCACcctgtgtttaaaactccagcagcactgctgtgtctgattcactcatagCAGCACAACACTAtgactaaatactaaatactcatACACCACTATGCCAGTGTTGCTGCAGTAATAAGAATTAcgcaccacccaaataataactgcTCTGTGGTGTTCCTGTGGGGGCCTGACCAATATAGAACAGAATGAAAGGAGAATAATGAATCACACATTGAAACAGAAGGATTAAAGTCTCTCATTATAGATCTGCAAAGtggccctcacattttgtcaatatttgattttatattttcataggagaacacagatagatagatagatagatagatagatagatagatagatagatagatagatagatagatagatagatagatagatagatagatagatagatagatagatagatagatagatagatagatagatagatagatagatagaaagaaagaaagaaagaaagaaagaaagaaagaaagaacatctACCAGTTCTGTGATGTTGTCATGGAGGAGTAATAGAtaattccagtggcaacctgtgaagctatAGTGAATGCCATGCCCAAGTGGTGGCCACTAAAAATAATGACAGTATAGACACAATatggccattttcacttaggggtgtactcacttttgtcgccagcagtttagacatttGTTGCTGTGTCCTcatataactcaacacacagccattagtgtacactgttatacaagctgtacactgactgcaTTGCATTGTAGTcacaaagtgtcatatcttcagtgttttccaataaaaaagataatacaatatttacaaaaagtTAAATTGGTTTTCTGTGATTTGACTTCTGTTATACTCAGCTTGGTTCTTCTGATTGTCTTTGTTTTTCTAGGATGACTTCTTATTGATCCATTATGACAAAGGACCATGTCGGAATAAACTGGGTCATTCCAGAGCCTCTGTCATCTGGCATCGGACACAGGTATACACAGTGCACATTTATTTGACCTAACGTCATTATATGTAGTATACGGCTATAGACAGTACACAGGTATATGCAGTATACAGCTATAGACAGTACACAGGTATATGCAGTATTATGCAGCTATAGACAGTACACAGGTATATGCAGTATTATGCAGCTATAGACAGTACACAGGTATATGCAGTATTATGCAGCTATAGACAGTACACAGGTATATGCAGTATACAGCTATAGACAGTACACAGATATATGAAGTTTACAGCTAGAGACAATACACTGATGTATGCAGTTTACAGCAATCTTAAGtgtgttaatatgcagtatttTGGTAGCAGACAGTGCAGGATATAACACTCAGTAGTAGAACTGTAGCCTGCCTGGCGTTAGCGGCTCAGCCACAGGGATCAGTAGCACAGAGGAAGACAGGGCAGTTTTCACACAGAGGATTTAGTCCTTTAATCCTCATCCTCCCCTCATTGCCTAGCTTTCTAAAATAAGCATTGCTGAGGGTGAGTGTGCGTATGTACGTGCATATGTGCATACATGCATGTGCATCCTTGTAGGTCCTGCAGAACTGTTGATAAAGAATTAGTTTTTACATAGTATCTATAAATATATTATGTGTCTGTTTCAGAAATGTGCTAAATGTGTAATCACCTGAAGTGCAAGCAACCGACCCACACACGCAATGTTATACATGCACACATAGGGTCAGTTTCCCAAACAGGAATTTAGCTTTTTCTGagattatattttcattttaatggaaaatacagctctgaaaaaaatcaagagaccacttcagtttctgaatcagtttctctaattttgctatttataggtttatgtttgagtaaaatgaacaatgttgttttattctataaactacggacaatatttatcccaaattctaaataaaaatattgtcatttagagcatttatttgcagaaaatgagaaatgactgaaataacaaaaaagatgcagagctttcagatctcaaataatgcaaaaaaataaagttcatattcataaagttataagaggtcagaaatcaatatttggtgggaaaaccctggtttttaatcacagttttcatgcatcttggcatgttctgcttttggataactttatgccactactggtgcaaaaacccaagcagttcagcttggtttgatggcttgtgatcatccatcttcctcttgattatattccagaggttctcaatttggtaaaatcgaagaaactcatcatttttaagtggtctcttatttttttccaaagctgtgtcTACTTTAAATGCTGTAACTGTCTGGAAAACTGGCCCTTAGAATCCTCTGATTTATTATGTTTAAGCTACTCATGTTATTTATCATGCTTGGAATCAAACCTTGCATTACTGACTTCATTATCACACTGCCAAGACAGATCAAAACAGAGGTCTGTGAGAGgcaactgtgtgtttgtgtttgtgtgtgtttgcgtgtgtgtttgcgtgtgtgtttgtgtgtgtttgtgtgtttgtgtctgtctctATGGGTGATCTCAATTATCAAGCCTTTAGTGCCCCCTTGTGGTGTGCAGTGTTCTGGTCCATCTCTGGCTACATTCatcacaagcttttttttttactgctaaaaTTTTCtgtttacagtggtatgaaaaagtttgggaacccctgatagttttcatgattttcttttataaatcattggttgctcagttcagttaaatatataatttagcagatgaacacagattTACAAATCTGTGTAAtacgtttttttgtattttccacTTTGAtgttacttttttgttattttgatggTTGTTGATTCATTTATATTAATTCAAAAAGACACTTTTTGACAAGCCATAAACTGAATCTTTGATTCTAATCACAGAAAAATATAGCCAACAAACTGCTACAGATGGTACAAATAGccaaacaaaaggaaaaaaaacatttttgatttaAAAACACAGGTTTTGAAATGACAGTGATGTATGTAACTCTCTTCTCTATATCTGGTTGCAGGTTGTGGGGATTTTTGCTGGCTTTGGTTTGCTGCTGCTGGTGGCCTCCCCATTCCTGCTTGTGGCCACACCTTTCGTCCTATGCTGCAAATGCAAATGTGGCCGAAGAGATGACGACCCCTTACCCACTTAGAGGTCCATCATCAGCTCTGATTCAGATTCCTCTGAAACTCAGCAAAATGAGTTTTACCCTACCTGTGCTCTGGGGAACTCTTTTGGCTGGACTCTTACAGGCACTTAATCGCACTGGAGGTGCATCTACTGTGGGTTGATGCTGAGAGAGACTGCAGTCTAAAGGAACATTAGAACAGCCTCTAAAAAAGACAGCAGGAGTCTGGGATTTACACCATTTACAGTTCGGATGGAAATAAAAGGAGGAGACTTTCAGAGCGTAAGAGTGTAACACCGTGAGCTCAGTTCACAGTGTCTGAAGATGTATACTTTTGCTTCGTTGTGGCTAGAATTCCTTGACAGATGGACACAGCCATGAAAGCTGACTAAGAACTTTGTTGGTCAAAGTTTTCAATCAGAAAATTAAGCTAAAGCTGAAACAAAAGCTGTAAAAAATATAAGCcataaattgggctttttttcgAAGATGGATTTTATTTTCTGTGTAGCAAGCCAAATAACCTGATCAGTCCACGTTTGCTGCAAAACTGCAAAATAACATTTGGACTTACTTATGTCCTTtcatttttgactttttgaaGCTGTAGCACCACCTTTGTTCTTGTTATAAGTAGCACCCACTTTTTGTCTCATGACTTGCTGCTTTCCAGACTCTGTCTTCCATTTGATGCTGGTTAGCAAGAACATTTCAGAGATTGCAAAAATGGCCTGTTGAGAGCCTGTTATAGACCACTTGAAGGCCTATCATAGCTGGGGGAAAGATGTAGGGTGATTTAGCCTAATGTGGGACACCTAAGCTTTATGTcttctaggggtgggcgatgtggtcctaaaataatagcacgatatttcatggtatttttgcgataacaatactcttggcgatatgacaaaatactgaatagcaaaaattatttcaagaatacactattgcaacaaaatgaaaattaaattttactattgcatacaatatgatgttgcacacctctaactgagatattaaaaaaatattttatcagatttgtaacagaagtcaatgatccagaatgtcacgatACTAATAACGCACatcaaatatctctatatatccaggattaaagtaaaataaacgatactgggcagttataatatataaaatagtagATAGTAGCTATATAATGGAAAATGTGAAcagtgtgagtttttcttttgctaaaaacagcaaaaaaaattagtgctctgatgtgataattaggggatatttcagggtgtaatatcattcacgatattcaaaaatgttgacaatattattgcgtatgatatgcTATAGCACACCCCACACCAAATGTATTTTtcaaataaatcagtaaataagtaaaataattaaCTAAGTTAAAATACTCTATAATCTTGGATTAGGGTGGAGCAATCTTCAAACAGGAAGCACCCTAAACTCAAAAATGTCCCACATCAGGATAATTCTCACTACAGAAATTTACTATAAAGATGCCAAATGCCTTTTCCACCACATGTATCACTGTTTATCACAATTCAGTCATGTAAACATATCAGAGTGTCCTCACACTGAAACCTATCCTAGCTGTGGTAAATGTGATGATAATGGTAAAATGTACAGTTGCATTGTTTTTGGTTGTTCTCTCTGTCCTTTTGCTAATCATAGTTTGTTTTAAAGCATTTTCTGCTGCATGTTCTGATCCTGTCTCGCACTGAAAGCTTTATTCTCTGACCTAGACATGGTGACCTGTAGTAACCCTACCAACCAGGTGGGTTCAGGGTAATCAGGTCAGCAGAGTATAACTACTCGCTTTACCAGGTGACCTTTTTTGTGTAGAATTTGTACAACTGTCCTTCTTTGCCAAATGCAGTGTTAAAGCCTATTTTTTGGCCATTTCCAGGCACATACTCACAGTTAATAATACCGCCTCAGTCTGTTAGTCTAATGTGGTTCTGACCTTTTTGGCAGTGAAACATGCCTTTCTGTTTCCCTGTGTCTCATTCAGCAAGTGCAGCAACTATATTCTATAGTGATACTGTGCATAATGTGAACTCACACTTCTGTTGTTGTTTATAAATATTAGTATTGAAATGTCCTGGTCCTGTTTTCAGTCTGTATTAGCTGtcaatttatttatgtttatgacTTGTTGAAATACACTGCCGAGCCAAAAACCATGTTATACCAGTTTATAAATTCATCTTGTTACCTAAGGGGATATCTTGGAAATACCCaaacctgtataagctgtgaggttgTATCTTATGAGGGAGTGTGAGCAAACACTGGCCAGTAGGATTATGGCAAGGCAGTGTAAATTACTGGAGTTGGAGCAAAGCATTTAACAGTCCTCGATCCATAAGGTCACATGTACTGGAACTACATTATAAAAGGGTTTACTACCTGCAGTGGACAGTCATGCAGTGGGTTGTAATGATTGTAATCAGGGATGTCTGGCTTGAATTTTCCTTGTGCTCTGACAGAAATCCcgtccacattcaatgcagaagacccAACATGCATATCCTGTagatcagtgcagcgttctttagcttcagtTGGGTATGGCAAGTCATAAGACACAATATAAGCCCAATGTCCTATAACATTTAGCATGTTATAGGACATGGAGCTATACAATTAATAGTACaggtttttctttaaaaaaatgaaatatttgtggctgaatgtaatcaaatattcacaacaatgttccaacatctCCTGTAAAGTCTTCCAAGAAGAGGAAAGGCTGTTACAGTGTAAAATGAAGGCATTTTgatttaatttcagaagaaataataaACAAGTAGGTATGTAGAAACATCTGGTGACATAAAGGAATAGTTTCTCAAagagggattaagcctaatcttggACAAATGTGACAAATAACTAAGTAACAAAATCTTACTTAAGTAAAAATTTGGGTTTTCAGATAACTGGGGtaattactttttacttctactccttaaattttcacacagttatctgaactttctacttcttactttttaaaaatatccttgttcctcttattttattttacatggtTTCCATactggcttctcatcgttcaaatAAAACCCTGTCCAGAtacagtgaatctgattgtggttagaTGTGAAGTATAAACACATACTATTTCAataccctattggtttatacacaatCCATTACACctgggatgttcgggtgctaacctgcattgtatccaaaaaacataaaaccacggctgcccaaatcacggcagaattcaatgtgcacctcaactctcctgcttccaccagaactgtccgtcaccacaatcaattattgtgctctaaaccaggtgtttcagtttcattgtcaaatcCCATTattgtagtctagtatgaagatgatccatgcagagacCCAAGAGAACTTTTCCCAACTATACtcctttaatatattttcattgtaCTAAATGCATTCATTTCCAATAGGGCACATATGCATCTGAAACACTAtgtagcctagtgcatcccagatttttcaatattaacattttaaaataacattacagTCATTATAGCTATTAGAAACGTGTTTTGAGaaagggggtagtgcactataggctcttGTGACACATCCTAAGCTTTGATTCCTAATGGCATTTTTCCCCAAATGTGttgattattgtttttattaggtTTTAATAATGGACACACTTAAATCAATTCCTTCAATTACTTTTGTCAGCTCGTTCAATGTGAATAAACACAATGAGAATAAGACCAGATGTTGACTTGATGAGTAGATTGTAATTAATCATCATGTAACTTTGTAAGAAGTTTAAAATCACACATCTGTAAAGGAAGAGGATCTTCTACCTTCAGTGTCTGTTCAGCTGAGAGAGAGAAGCTTGTCAGCTGCTTGGTGGGGAGCATGTGGCATGGGCTGTGCTGAGCAGCAGCTGGCTGCAGCGT
This genomic interval from Astyanax mexicanus isolate ESR-SI-001 chromosome 1, AstMex3_surface, whole genome shotgun sequence contains the following:
- the rnf144ab gene encoding probable E3 ubiquitin-protein ligase RNF144A-B; amino-acid sequence: MSHITSTAPHVVMQDCFSDPDAMTSSHCTPNPDRAMVPLLPCKLCLGEFPLEKMTSISQCQCVFCSLCLKQYVELLIREGLETGISCPDSACPNQGQLQEIEIEAMVTADVMQRYKRLQFEREVLLDPCRTWCPSSSCQAVCQLKEAEVRVPQLVQCPLCSLRFCSSCRGDWHTGQACRSSLPIITFLPGENGSICKSEEDEAPIKRCPKCKVYIERDEGCAQMMCKNCKHAFCWYCLESLDDDFLLIHYDKGPCRNKLGHSRASVIWHRTQVVGIFAGFGLLLLVASPFLLVATPFVLCCKCKCGRRDDDPLPT